One part of the Arabidopsis thaliana chromosome 1 sequence genome encodes these proteins:
- the SRF5 gene encoding STRUBBELIG-receptor family 5 (STRUBBELIG-receptor family 5 (SRF5); FUNCTIONS IN: protein serine/threonine kinase activity, kinase activity, ATP binding; INVOLVED IN: transmembrane receptor protein tyrosine kinase signaling pathway, protein amino acid phosphorylation; LOCATED IN: endomembrane system; EXPRESSED IN: 7 plant structures; EXPRESSED DURING: L mature pollen stage, M germinated pollen stage, 4 anthesis, petal differentiation and expansion stage; CONTAINS InterPro DOMAIN/s: Serine/threonine-protein kinase domain (InterPro:IPR002290), Leucine-rich repeat (InterPro:IPR001611), Leucine-rich repeat-containing N-terminal domain, type 2 (InterPro:IPR013210), Serine/threonine-protein kinase-like domain (InterPro:IPR017442), Protein kinase-like domain (InterPro:IPR011009), Protein kinase, catalytic domain (InterPro:IPR000719), Leucine-rich repeat, typical subtype (InterPro:IPR003591), Tyrosine-protein kinase, catalytic domain (InterPro:IPR020635); BEST Arabidopsis thaliana protein match is: STRUBBELIG-receptor family 4 (TAIR:AT3G13065.1); Has 170876 Blast hits to 124647 proteins in 4182 species: Archae - 145; Bacteria - 15263; Metazoa - 50770; Fungi - 9097; Plants - 76380; Viruses - 385; Other Eukaryotes - 18836 (source: NCBI BLink).) — protein sequence MTQKLVRLVIVSLAITVTLLQAKTDNQEVSALNVMFTSLNSPSKLKGWKANGGDPCEDSWEGVKCKGSSVTELQLSGFELGGSRGYLLSNLKSLTTFDLSKNNLKGNIPYQLPPNIANLDFSENELDGNVPYSLSQMKNLQSINLGQNKLNGELPDMFQKLSKLETLDFSLNKLSGKLPQSFANLTSLKKLHLQDNRFTGDINVLRNLAIDDLNVEDNQFEGWIPNELKDIDSLLTGGNDWSTETAPPPPPGVKYGRKSSGSKDGGGITAGTGMVIAGACLGVLVLIIVLIALVSKKKSSLSPHFIDEDNSHHTPKFKSLTSHGSAQELRVDFGNDYKDGKSGDSGDENIHRIGSKGLKHYVSSRVMSFTDTEFANKLNAKRTTSTRSAVEFELSDLQSATANFSPGNLLGEGSIGRVYRAKYSDGRTLAVKKIDSTLFDSGKSEGITPIVMSLSKIRHQNIAELVGYCSEQGHNMLVYEYFRNGSLHEFLHLSDCFSKPLTWNTRVRIALGTARAVEYLHEACSPSVMHKNIKSSNILLDADLNPRLSDYGLSKFYLRTSQNLGEGYNAPEARDPSAYTPKSDVYSFGVVMLELLTGRVPFDGEKPRPERSLVRWATPQLHDIDALSNIADPALHGLYPPKSLSRFADIIALCVQVEPEFRPPMSEVVEALVRMVQRSSMKLKDDLSSSYRAHDDYDY from the exons ATGACGCAGAAGCTCGTACGCCTTGTGATCGTCTCTCTGGCTATTACTGTCACTTTACTTCAAGCAAAAACCGATAACCAAGAAG TCTCCGCGTTGAACGTAATGTTCACGAGCTTAAATTCGCCGTCGAAACTCAAAGGTTGGAAAGCTAACGGAGGTGATCCCTGCGAAGATTCTTGGGAAGGCGTCAAATGCAAAGGCTCTTCGGTCACTGAATT ACAGTTATCAGGCTTTGAGCTAGGTGGATCTCGCGGTTATCTACTAAGCAACCTCAAATCTCTCACAACTTT TGATCTCAGCAAAAACAATCTCAAAGGAAACATACCTTATCAACTCCCACCCAACATTGCCAATCT AGACTTTTCTGAAAACGAACTCGATGGAAACGTGCCCTACTCGTTATCTCAAATGAAAAATCTCCAAAGCAT TAATCTTGGACAAAACAAGCTCAATGGAGAACTACCAGATATGTTTCAGAAACTGTCCAAACTCGAAACTCT GGACTTTTCGTTGAATAAACTCTCTGGGAAATTACCTCAGAGTTTTGCTAATCTCACAAGCCTCAAAAAACT ACACTTGCAGGATAATCGATTCACAGGCGACATAAACGTTCTCAGGAACCTTGCCATCGATGACTT GAACGTCGAAGACAACCAGTTTGAAGGATGGATACCTAATGAGCTTAAGGACATAGACAGTTTACT GACTGGAGGTAACGACTGGTCAACTGAAACtgctccaccaccaccaccgggTGTTAAATATGGCCGAAAATCTTCGGGTTCGAAAGACGGAGGAGGTATAACCGCCGGAACTGGAATGGTGATCGCTGGAGCATGTTTAGGCGTTCTTGTGTTGATCATTGTTTTAATTGCGCTCGtttccaagaaaaaatcatcTCTCTCACCTCATTTCATCGACGAAGATAACAGTCATCACACCCCAAAGTTCAAATCTCTCACCTCGCATGGATCTGCGCAAGAGCTTCGTGTTGATTTCGGCAACGATTACAAAG ATGGGAAATCTGGAGATTCGGGTGATGAAAATATCCATAGGATAGGATCAAAGGGACTAAAACATTATGTTTCGTCGCGTGTGATGTCTTTCACTGATACCGAATTTGCGAACAAGCTCAATGCAAAACGAACCACTTCAACTCGTTCCGCTGTGGAATTCGAGCTCTCTGATTTGCAAAGCGCAACAGCCAATTTCTCACCTGGAAATCTACTAGGGGAAGGCTCAATCGGACGTGTTTACAGAGCCAAATATTCCGACGGACGT ACTTTGGCGGTTAAGAAGATCGATTCAACGTTGTTTGATTCGGGTAAATCAGAAGGAATAACGCCGATTGTAATGAGCCTCTCAAAGATTAGGCATCAAAATATAGCAGAGCTCGTAGGCTATTGCTCAGAGCAAGGTCACAACATGTTAGTCTACGAATACTTCAGGAATGGCTCACTCCATGAGTTCCTTCATTTGTCAGATTGCTTCAGTAAACCCTTGACTTGGAACACAAGAGTCAGAATCGCCTTGGGAACCGCTCGAGCCGTTGA GTACCTGCACGAGGCATGTTCACCTTCTGTGATGCATAAGAATATCAAGTCTTCTAACATTTTGCTAGACGCAGATCTCAACCCTCGTCTCTCAGATTACGGCCTCTCAAAATTCTACCTT AGAACGAGTCAAAATCTAGGAGAAGGATACAATGCACCAGAAGCCAGGGACCCTTCTGCTTATACACCAAAGAGTGACGTCTACAGCTTTGGCGTCGTCATGTTAGAGCTTCTCACCGGTCGAGTTCCATTTGACGG AGAGAAGCCAAGGCCGGAGAGATCGTTGGTACGGTGGGCGACACCACAACTTCACGACATAGATGCATTGTCGAATATAGCGGATCCAGCTCTGCACGGACTTTACCCACCAAAATCATTGTCAAGATTCGCCGACATTATCGCATTATGTGTTCAGGTGGAACCGGAGTTCCGACCACCGATGTCAGAAGTTGTGGAGGCGCTTGTACGGATGGTTCAACGGTCAAGTATGAAGCTTAAAGATGATCTTTCATCGTCTTATCGAGCCCACGACGATTATGATTACTAG